Proteins encoded within one genomic window of Methanosarcina barkeri str. Wiesmoor:
- a CDS encoding daunorubicin resistance protein DrrA family ABC transporter ATP-binding protein: protein MQAIEVSHLIKKFGSLTALNDISFSVGEGETFGFLGPNGAGKTTTIRILTGVSRPTSGTATIFGHDIEHDTIAARQSMGIVSENSNVYDDLTAWQNMMFSAELYHVGRKEREKKANELLKKFELYERRNDKAHGFSKGMKRRLTLAMGLVNSPRLLFLDEPTSGLDVQSNLIIREVVDDLVLEGVTVFLTTHNIEEANVMCDRVAIINKGYIVAIDAPESLKKTMQSVQSIEVSFDHNSADRLDELSRLSMVNGVQKAGDKFKLYTEDPSEVINAVMAYAHTHNLKVVSITTLGPSLEDVFIRLTGLKRTGDKIHAID from the coding sequence ATGCAAGCAATTGAGGTATCTCATCTAATCAAGAAATTTGGTTCTCTTACTGCACTCAATGACATTAGTTTCTCAGTTGGTGAAGGAGAAACATTTGGTTTTTTGGGTCCCAATGGGGCTGGCAAGACCACTACCATTCGTATTTTGACTGGAGTTTCGAGACCAACATCTGGAACAGCAACTATTTTTGGCCATGATATTGAGCATGACACTATTGCCGCGCGGCAGTCAATGGGTATAGTGTCCGAGAATTCAAACGTTTATGATGACCTTACAGCATGGCAGAACATGATGTTTTCTGCCGAACTTTATCATGTGGGACGGAAGGAAAGAGAAAAAAAGGCAAATGAACTGCTCAAAAAGTTTGAATTATACGAACGTCGAAACGATAAAGCCCACGGTTTTTCAAAAGGGATGAAACGGCGTCTGACGCTTGCAATGGGCCTGGTTAATAGCCCGCGTTTGTTGTTCCTGGATGAACCAACCTCGGGGCTCGATGTACAGAGCAATCTTATTATTCGGGAAGTGGTTGACGATCTAGTTCTTGAGGGTGTCACGGTTTTTTTAACTACACACAACATTGAGGAGGCAAATGTTATGTGTGACCGGGTAGCGATTATCAATAAAGGGTATATCGTTGCAATTGATGCTCCTGAGTCCTTGAAAAAGACTATGCAGAGTGTGCAGTCGATAGAGGTCTCTTTTGATCATAATTCGGCAGATCGTCTTGACGAGCTTAGCCGTCTTTCAATGGTAAACGGAGTACAAAAAGCAGGTGATAAGTTTAAGCTATATACTGAAGATCCCTCTGAGGTTATCAATGCCGTAATGGCTTATGCTCACACGCATAACCTTAAAGTTGTCAGTATCACAACTCTTGGCCCAAGTCTGGAAGATGTATTTATACGGTTGACAGGTCTAAAGCGAACAGGTGATAAAATCCATGCCATTGACTGA
- a CDS encoding ABC transporter permease — translation MPLTDNKGLAKRLSYEISAAWAIAKKDMRIYYFKPNIIVSGIFFPLFMFLAFAIGKNAPPGTLIPGLISITLLFSASSIEPVSIPIERRVKTFERLLSAPISFYSLVSGESMSGFLYSLGIACFPLAIGVIIFGTPIMNVPVLIISMILTAFCFATLGTLFAAYPTENVGEVMSMLNTVRLPLIFISGVFIPISTMPRIGQQIALVSPLTYGNDMIEYAYTGKSLFPPLLDILALIIFILIFQVTANYLYKKFNE, via the coding sequence ATGCCATTGACTGATAATAAAGGATTGGCAAAGCGTCTTTCCTATGAGATCTCAGCTGCGTGGGCGATTGCCAAAAAGGACATGCGGATTTACTACTTCAAGCCTAATATCATAGTCTCCGGCATTTTCTTCCCGCTTTTTATGTTCCTGGCCTTTGCTATTGGAAAAAACGCACCTCCAGGTACCCTAATTCCCGGGTTGATCTCGATTACCCTCCTTTTTTCAGCCTCTTCAATAGAGCCGGTCTCGATACCTATTGAAAGACGGGTAAAGACCTTTGAACGTCTACTTTCAGCACCTATTTCATTTTATTCACTGGTGTCAGGCGAGAGCATGAGTGGTTTTCTTTATAGTCTCGGTATTGCATGTTTCCCACTTGCCATTGGTGTTATTATATTCGGTACGCCTATCATGAACGTACCGGTCCTTATTATTTCCATGATACTTACAGCGTTCTGTTTTGCGACGCTCGGGACATTATTTGCCGCATATCCCACTGAGAATGTGGGAGAGGTTATGTCGATGCTCAACACGGTCAGACTACCACTTATTTTTATTTCCGGAGTTTTTATTCCTATATCGACCATGCCCAGAATCGGCCAGCAGATTGCACTGGTATCGCCTCTTACCTATGGAAATGATATGATTGAGTATGCGTATACCGGTAAATCGTTATTTCCACCACTACTGGATATTCTGGCACTCATAATATTCATCCTGATCTTTCAGGTAACGGCAAACTACCTTTACAAGAAGTTCAATGAATGA
- a CDS encoding hydantoinase/oxoprolinase N-terminal domain-containing protein, with the protein MGIDAGGTYTDSIIIRDSDGKVMDSNKALTTYPDLLKGIKNSIDGLDEKYLKDVKMVSVSTTLATNTILEKNGYPVGLILVGDYEIPERTNIEFYTIIKGGHDHHGAELVSLDMEAVEAFVSKVKDKVSAFAVSSYFSIRNPAHELAVKARILELTGMPVVCGHELSLDLGAYERGVTAYLNAQLIPIANQFIRSIREEISRRGMDSRLLMLKCDGSVVGINEALEKPIESIFSGPAASLVGASHLSGLETCAVIDVGGTSTDVSMLENGLPELCEEGAVVGGWQTKVKAIRMETSAMGGDSHVWIKNMKINIGPRRVIPLCVAAVKYPGFLEVLKKGRIPGAMHLDENVQPTRFFVRTGIEPSDLGKFEAELFDRIGDFPASLNDIFWETQKTLSSGLLNSLIRKRLIQAIGFTPTDALHVLGEYTAWDQEASRVGAKLLERYTETDHIEICKQIKQDVARNMALNLISFIQKDVPSSEIEKILLSDKFTQFRMKLPVVLIGGPVVAYTRELKQILDADIIIPEHAEVGNAVGAVVGKGIKRIEILIKSAYSKDKKRLVLLFSPQGRETFGSYQDALEYADALGRKLIIEYMTEAGLDKGQIQIEVSKQDISLSEAGAVPLETKLVFVGVGMPKV; encoded by the coding sequence ATGGGTATTGATGCAGGAGGCACCTACACTGATTCGATCATCATTCGGGATTCCGATGGCAAAGTGATGGATTCGAACAAGGCGCTTACCACCTATCCTGACCTGCTTAAAGGAATAAAAAACTCCATAGACGGACTAGATGAGAAATATTTAAAAGACGTAAAAATGGTTTCGGTCTCAACAACGCTTGCCACAAACACAATCCTTGAAAAAAATGGCTATCCTGTAGGTTTGATCCTCGTAGGAGATTATGAAATTCCGGAAAGAACGAATATTGAATTTTATACTATCATAAAAGGAGGGCACGATCATCACGGGGCCGAACTGGTTTCCCTTGATATGGAAGCTGTAGAAGCTTTTGTCAGTAAGGTTAAAGATAAGGTTTCAGCCTTTGCAGTCTCTTCTTATTTCAGTATCCGAAACCCTGCTCATGAACTGGCAGTCAAAGCCCGCATTCTGGAACTTACTGGGATGCCTGTGGTCTGCGGACACGAACTTTCCCTTGACCTTGGAGCCTACGAGAGAGGAGTTACAGCCTACCTGAATGCTCAGTTGATTCCTATTGCAAACCAGTTTATTCGCTCAATCAGGGAAGAAATCTCCAGGCGGGGAATGGATTCGAGGCTGCTGATGCTCAAATGTGACGGTTCGGTCGTAGGCATTAACGAAGCCCTGGAAAAACCAATCGAATCTATCTTTTCGGGTCCTGCAGCAAGCCTTGTAGGAGCATCCCACCTTTCGGGGCTTGAGACCTGTGCAGTTATTGACGTAGGCGGGACAAGTACGGATGTTTCCATGCTTGAAAACGGCCTTCCTGAACTCTGTGAGGAGGGCGCTGTAGTCGGGGGCTGGCAGACAAAGGTTAAAGCTATCCGGATGGAAACCTCAGCAATGGGAGGGGACAGCCATGTCTGGATCAAGAACATGAAAATAAATATTGGCCCAAGGCGAGTTATCCCACTTTGCGTTGCAGCGGTTAAATACCCTGGTTTTCTTGAAGTCCTGAAAAAAGGGAGAATTCCTGGAGCTATGCACCTTGATGAAAATGTGCAACCTACCAGGTTTTTTGTAAGGACAGGCATTGAACCTTCAGACCTCGGAAAATTTGAAGCAGAACTCTTCGACAGGATAGGAGATTTTCCTGCATCGCTTAATGATATTTTCTGGGAGACCCAGAAAACGCTTTCTTCGGGTTTGCTTAATTCGCTCATAAGAAAACGCCTGATCCAGGCAATAGGTTTTACCCCAACCGATGCGCTTCATGTGCTCGGAGAATATACAGCCTGGGATCAAGAAGCCTCAAGAGTAGGAGCAAAACTTCTGGAACGATATACCGAGACCGACCATATAGAGATCTGCAAACAGATAAAACAGGACGTTGCAAGGAATATGGCCTTAAATCTAATATCTTTTATCCAGAAGGATGTGCCGTCTTCCGAAATTGAGAAAATCCTGCTTTCCGATAAGTTTACACAGTTCAGAATGAAACTCCCTGTGGTGCTGATAGGAGGCCCTGTAGTTGCATACACCAGAGAGTTGAAACAAATTCTCGATGCCGACATCATAATTCCGGAGCATGCCGAAGTAGGAAACGCGGTCGGAGCTGTTGTAGGCAAGGGCATAAAAAGAATTGAAATCCTGATCAAAAGCGCCTACTCAAAAGATAAGAAAAGGCTCGTTCTTTTATTCTCGCCTCAGGGCAGGGAAACCTTTGGAAGCTATCAAGATGCTCTGGAATACGCCGATGCTCTGGGAAGAAAACTAATTATAGAATACATGACCGAAGCCGGGCTCGACAAAGGGCAGATCCAGATCGAGGTCAGTAAACAAGATATCTCTCTGAGTGAAGCAGGAGCAGTACCCCTGGAGACAAAGCTTGTTTTTGTTGGAGTTGGAATGCCAAAAGTTTGA
- a CDS encoding type II toxin-antitoxin system RelE/ParE family toxin, which yields MTYKVAPHPSVCKNLKNLYRFDRPGYDYVKHRLRLLAYRPEMGIPFEAEFEDKWRIHIGPFVLVYTFDRDTNILTMLVFEHYMRAYNMHIAYA from the coding sequence ATGACATACAAAGTAGCCCCTCACCCATCAGTCTGCAAAAACCTTAAAAATTTATATAGGTTTGACAGGCCAGGTTATGATTATGTGAAACATCGCCTCCGACTTCTGGCTTACAGGCCGGAAATGGGCATTCCCTTTGAAGCCGAGTTTGAAGATAAATGGAGAATTCATATCGGACCCTTTGTGCTGGTCTATACTTTTGACCGTGATACAAATATCCTTACCATGCTAGTTTTTGAGCATTACATGCGGGCATATAACATGCACATTGCTTATGCGTAA